Proteins encoded by one window of Oculatellaceae cyanobacterium:
- a CDS encoding transposase, with translation MQVRWNFKLKPNQSQIARMSEWLITLRKHRNYALRERETGYNTNNQNADIPISYAFGSFCDLESKFEYGASCPLTCPVVKHGVIPDNLSLALKTSKGAIKWDTALGIQMKVTTQLRHKYLSFGDINSDVLQRNIAKLDTAFNNFWKHGRGFPKYLPKLDSFEYKPGQVKLINFIDSYATVYLPGIGNVKMFNSRDLSKIQEIRTCTVKRSASNWYISMLLEIPGELPELRCEINSVVGIDVGVNKLVALSNGSFIENIRVTTNARTARRFVIRQRAASRKVNGSKNKAKAYQKLAKTQHKLSQKRDGYNWQAASKIVKTADAVGREDLKITNMVKRAKPKHDGKGGYLKNRAGAKTGLNKVILDCGWGDLFNKIAWLANKLGKPVVAVNPKYSSQECPKCKHIDKKNRSGEKFICTNCQYTNHADTKASRTIAKKVGLVFPKKIKKTLPPDWGKVTPVKISTPFGVESRNHALEQLNTQLNLFDLTQ, from the coding sequence GTGCAAGTTCGGTGGAACTTTAAGTTAAAACCAAATCAATCTCAGATAGCGAGAATGTCTGAGTGGTTGATAACTTTGAGAAAACACCGTAACTATGCACTCCGCGAAAGGGAAACTGGCTATAATACTAATAACCAAAATGCCGATATTCCCATTAGTTATGCTTTTGGTTCATTTTGCGATTTAGAATCAAAATTTGAATATGGTGCTAGTTGTCCTCTCACTTGTCCTGTAGTTAAACATGGTGTTATTCCTGATAATTTATCCCTTGCTCTAAAAACAAGTAAGGGCGCAATCAAATGGGATACTGCATTGGGGATACAGATGAAGGTAACGACACAATTGCGTCATAAATATTTAAGCTTTGGGGATATTAACTCAGATGTTTTACAACGTAATATTGCCAAGTTAGACACAGCGTTTAATAATTTTTGGAAGCATGGCAGAGGATTTCCTAAATATCTGCCTAAATTAGATAGTTTTGAATACAAACCAGGACAAGTTAAATTAATTAACTTTATAGATAGTTATGCAACTGTATATCTTCCTGGTATTGGTAATGTCAAAATGTTTAATAGCAGGGACTTAAGCAAAATTCAGGAAATTAGAACCTGCACAGTTAAACGTAGCGCCTCGAATTGGTATATTTCCATGTTGTTAGAAATACCAGGAGAACTGCCAGAACTACGATGCGAAATTAACTCGGTAGTTGGTATTGATGTCGGCGTTAACAAGCTTGTAGCCTTGTCCAATGGTAGCTTTATTGAAAATATTAGAGTTACTACTAATGCTAGAACGGCTCGGCGGTTTGTAATTCGTCAACGTGCAGCGAGTCGTAAAGTTAACGGTTCTAAGAATAAAGCTAAGGCATACCAAAAGTTAGCTAAAACACAGCATAAACTATCTCAAAAACGAGATGGTTACAATTGGCAAGCTGCATCTAAAATTGTCAAAACTGCTGATGCGGTTGGACGTGAAGATCTGAAAATTACTAATATGGTTAAACGTGCTAAACCTAAACATGATGGAAAGGGAGGTTATTTAAAAAACAGAGCCGGAGCTAAAACTGGATTAAATAAAGTAATTCTTGATTGCGGTTGGGGTGATTTGTTTAATAAAATTGCATGGTTGGCAAATAAATTAGGTAAACCAGTTGTTGCAGTTAATCCAAAATATTCATCTCAAGAATGCCCTAAATGCAAACATATAGACAAGAAAAATCGTAGTGGTGAAAAGTTTATCTGTACTAACTGCCAATATACCAATCATGCTGATACAAAAGCTTCAAGAACTATAGCTAAAAAAGTTGGGCTAGTTTTCCCCAAAAAAATCAAGAAAACTCTACCCCCGGACTGGGGGAAAGTTACGCCTGTGAAGATATCAACGCCGTTTGGGGTTGAGTCCAGGAACCATGCCTTAGAGCAATTAAATACTCAGTTGAATTTGTTTGATTTAACCCAGTAA